The Lolium rigidum isolate FL_2022 chromosome 2, APGP_CSIRO_Lrig_0.1, whole genome shotgun sequence genomic interval AAGAGTATTCGGTTGCTAGGTCGATgcgtatttttttttcctttgacaaCGGCATGATGGTGTTGTTAGCTAGCCGTTCCACCACATTCCACCGATTCGGTGGAATAAGTGAATTCCGAATATAAGAGATATATTTCCTTTTGAGAAACGAGTTGGTTTCGTTCCTCCTCCCTAATCAAACACTGGAATTGGGTCTGGGTGTGGAACGGTTCCAGTCCATCCCACCTCGTTCcagaaccaaacacaccctaaaggAAGGTTGCCGTCATCCAATTGTACATTTTTCTTTGAATAAAGACCCCATTATACATGCTCTAATGAGATGCATCACTAGGCATATTAGACACGGATTGAAAACATACATGTACCACATGCATATACAGAAACGACCACCTGCCCTAATGAATTATCAAGAAGGACCACCTATGAATGAAATTGCTAAAAGGACCACATTTCCATGGCTGCAGGGCTGCCAGGCGACATGTGGCACATGCAACCATCAGGCAGGCCTGCCGCCGTCCTGTGTGGCAGCACGTTAGCCAGCCACGGTAGAGCGAGGTGGGCCTTTCCGCCACTGCGTGTGGCAGCACGCTGAGCTGGCACGTCACCACGTCATCCTACCTCTACAGCCAACGGTGGCACGTCGCCACGTCATCCTGCCGCCATAGCCAACGGCGACATGGCCCACCATCGACGTCATCCTGCCACCATAGCCAACAGCGGCACGTCATCCTGCCGCCACAGACAATGACAACATGGCCCACCATCGACGGCATCCTGCCACCACAGCCAACGGCGGCACGTCGCCACATCATCATGCCGCCACAGCCAATGGCGACAGGGCTGCCGCCATGGCGAACGGCGGCAGGTGCCACGCGTCGCCTGGAAGGGCTGCCGCCACGcataggtggtcctttttggcaaTTTCCTTCATAGCTGGTCCTTCTTGACAATTTGTTGGGGTgggtggtcctttttgtaaaaAAACGCATATACAAAGGATGCATCGTCGGTAAATATGTGATTAAAGACCAAGATGTTACATGACATTACTCCAAGCGGTGTTCAATTAGATCTTGCACTATGCACATGTAGAAAGAAAGAAATCCTGAACAAAACTACTTGGGCATACAATTATACAAAGTATGAAGTTATCATGTTCTAAACTAAATAAACATAAGCATGAGCGAGTATTAATATTATTATGCATAAACAAACAGACTAGAGTGCAGTGAACAAAATCGAAATAAAACACTAAGACGCGTTTGCAACAAATACACCGGTTCTTTATGGTGTGGCCGTGGAGTGCAAGCCACACAATCCGCAAAGCCGACAACAGCACACAAGAAGCAAACCACCACCTCTGCCTCGATGAATATGAAATTCAACCGCGAAAACTCAACGTGCTATGCAAGAATGGAACGAGTCAACCGTTAGACCTGTTTCCACCTCATATATAAACGACACCACGACCATAGATCCACATCACAGTTCATACGACACGCCACTTGAAGCATCCACTAAGCAAAGCAAGCTCGAAGCCAGTGGCCATGGTCGCTGATCTCCCGTCGTTCTACCTGTTCCTCCTAGTAGTCATATTACCGCTCGTCTACTTGGCATTCTCTCGCCGTCGGTCCGGCTCCGGCCAGCGGCTTCCCCCGTCGCCGTGGGCACTGCCGGTGATCGGCCACCTGCACCATCTCGCGGGAGCGCTCCCGCACCGCGCCCTGCGCGACCTGGCGCGTCGCCACGGCCCGCTCATGCTGCTCCGCTTCGGCGAGGTCCCCGTGGTGGTCGCCTCCTCCCCGGACGCCGCGCGGGAGATCATGAAGACCCACGACGTGGCCttcgcgacgcgtcccgtcgggcCCATGCTCCGCCGCGTGTTCCAGGGCGCCGAGGGCCTCGTCTTCGCGCCCTACGGCGACGCGTGGCGCCAGCTCCGCAAGATCTGCACCGTCGAGATCCTCAGCTCCCGCCGCGTCCAGTCATTCCGCGCCGTCCGCGAGGACGagctcggccgcctcctccgctccgtcgcgtcggaggcggaggcgagACCGGTAGTGAACCTGTCCGCGCGGATCGCGGCGTTCGTCGCGGACTCCTCGGTTCGCGCCATCATCGGCTGCCGGAACGCGGACCGCGACGCGTTCCTGAGGATTCTGGAGGACGGGATGAAGGTCGTTCCCGGGATGAGCCTGCCGGATATCTTTCCTTCGTCGCGTATCGCGATGCGCCTCAGCCGCGTCCCCGGCATGCTCCAGCGCGGCCGCAGCGCCATGCTCGGCTTCGTCGACACTATCATCAAAGAACGGCAGGAGAACatagccgccgcggccgccggtgAGGAACACGAGGACTTGCTTGACGTGCTCCTGAGGCTCCAGAAGGAGATGGGCTCCCAGTACCCGCTCACCACCCTGAACATCAAAACCGTCATCATCGTAAGCTCTCTTTGTCAACCAGATCGAGCCCGACATCGCATTTTCAGAAGGCATTGTGTTTACTTACTCTGCTTCTGCTGCAGGACTTGTTTGTCGCGGGCAGCGagacgtcgtcgacgatgctgcaGTGGGCGATGGCCGAGCTGATGCGTAACCCGACGGTGATGCGGAGGGCGCAAGAGGAGGTCCGCAGAGAGCTCGCCGGCCACGACAGGGTGACGGAGGACAGCCTGAGAAACCTGCACTACATGCGCCTCGTCATCAAGGAGACACTCCGGCTGCATCCAGCGGCGCCGCTCCTGGTGCCTCGGGAGTGCCGCAGCCCGTGCGAGGTGCTCGGGTTCGACGTGCCCCAGGGCGCGATGGTGCTCGTCAACGCGTGGGCGATCGGCAGGGACCCGGCGCACTGGGACGCGCCGGAGGAGTTCGTCCCGGAGAGGTTCGAGGAGCGAGGAGGCAGCGCCGGCAGGGACTTCAAGGGGACAGACTTCGAGTTCGTGCCGttcggcgccggcaggaggatgtGCCCCGGCATGGCGTTCGGTCTGGCGCACATTGAGCTCGCCCTCGCGGCGCTGCTGTTCCACTTCGACTGGGATCTGCCGGAGGGCATGGTCCGTGAGGAGTTGGACATGACCGAGGCGGCCGGGATCACCGCGCGCCTGAGGTCTGACTTGT includes:
- the LOC124686622 gene encoding desmethyl-deoxy-podophyllotoxin synthase-like gives rise to the protein MVADLPSFYLFLLVVILPLVYLAFSRRRSGSGQRLPPSPWALPVIGHLHHLAGALPHRALRDLARRHGPLMLLRFGEVPVVVASSPDAAREIMKTHDVAFATRPVGPMLRRVFQGAEGLVFAPYGDAWRQLRKICTVEILSSRRVQSFRAVREDELGRLLRSVASEAEARPVVNLSARIAAFVADSSVRAIIGCRNADRDAFLRILEDGMKVVPGMSLPDIFPSSRIAMRLSRVPGMLQRGRSAMLGFVDTIIKERQENIAAAAAGEEHEDLLDVLLRLQKEMGSQYPLTTLNIKTVIIDLFVAGSETSSTMLQWAMAELMRNPTVMRRAQEEVRRELAGHDRVTEDSLRNLHYMRLVIKETLRLHPAAPLLVPRECRSPCEVLGFDVPQGAMVLVNAWAIGRDPAHWDAPEEFVPERFEERGGSAGRDFKGTDFEFVPFGAGRRMCPGMAFGLAHIELALAALLFHFDWDLPEGMVREELDMTEAAGITARLRSDLLVVAVPRAPVPSE